The Glycine soja cultivar W05 chromosome 6, ASM419377v2, whole genome shotgun sequence genome has a window encoding:
- the LOC114416730 gene encoding signal recognition particle receptor subunit alpha-like: MLEQLLIFTRGGLILWTCKELGNALKGSPIDTLIRSCLLEERSGAAAYNYDAPGASYTLKWTFHNDLGLVFVAVYQRILHLLYVEDLLAMVKREFSQVYDPKTTAYPDFDETFRQLKMEALARTEDLKRSNSNPVAGNAKKQVQGNDKSGFEGGNKKKKSGGGADGDDGKRKLENGHSNGNFLVAKDTNLSRDVNGRHNGSPNVGAFDVHKLQKLRTKGGKKTDTVVAKASKAEPNKKVTKKNRVWDEAATTETKLDFTDHSGEDGERNIDFVVAADQGESMMDKEEIVSSESEQEEEDEDEEDAGKNRKPDAKSKGWFSSMFQSIAGKANLEKSDLEPALKALKDRLMTKNVAEEIAEKLCESVAASLEGKKLASFTRISSTVHAAMEEALIRILTPRRSIDILRDVHAAKEQRKPYVVVFVGVNGVGKSTNLAKVAYWLLQHKVSVMMAACDTFRSGAVEQLRTHARRLQIPIFEKGYEKDPAVVAKEAIQEASRNGSDVVLVDTAGRMQDNEPLMRALSKLIYLNNPDLVLFVGEALVGNDAVDQLSKFNQKLADLATSPNPRLIDGILLTKFDTIDDKVGAALSMVYISGAPVMFVGCGQSYTDLKKLNVKSIVKTLLK, translated from the exons ATGTTAGAACAGTTACTGATATTTACAAGAGGAGGGTTAATCCTCTGGACTTGTAAGGAACTTGGGAACGCTCTGAAAGGTTCACCTATCGATACCTTGATCCGTTCCTGTCTTTTGGAGGAGCGATCTGGTGCGGCAGCATACAATTATGATGCCCCTGGTGCTTCCTACACCCTCAAGTGGACCTTCCACAATGATCTTGGTCTTGTTTTTGTGGCTGTTTACCAACGGATCCTTCACCTCTTATATGTGGAGGATCTGCTTGCTATGGTGAAGCGCGAGTTTTCGCAAGTTTATGATCCCAAAACGACTGCATACCCCGATTTCGATGAGACCTTTAGGCAGCTGAAGATGGAGGCCCTGGCTCGCACCGAGGATTTGAAGCGGTCGAATTCAAATCCTGTTGCCGGGAATGCGAAGAAGCAGGTGCAGGGGAATGATAAATCTGGATTTGAGGGAgggaataagaagaagaagagtggtGGTGGTGCGGATGGCGACGATGGCAAGCGGAAGTTGGAGAATGGACACTCCAATGGAAATTTTCTTGTTGCTAAAGATACTAACCTGAGTAGGGATGTGAATGGTAGACATAATGGAAGTCCCAATGTTGGGGCTTTTGATGTACATAAGCTTCAGAAGCTTAGGACCAAAGGTGGGAAGAAGACTGATACTGTTGTTGCCAAGGCCTCCAAGGCAGAGCCAAACAAAAAAGTCACGAAGAAAAATAGAGTTTGGGATGAAGCTGCAACTACAGAAACTAAACTGGACTTTACCGATCATTCCGGTGAGGATGGGGAGAGGAACATAGATTTTGTTGTGGCTGCTGATCAAGGTGAAAGTATGATGGATAAAGAAGAGATTGTTAGCAGTGAAAGTGAGCAGGAAGAGGAGGACGAGGATGAGGAGGATGCAGGGAAGAACAGAAAGCCTGATGCCAAAAGCAAGGGTTGGTTTTCATCCATGTTCCAGAG TATTGCAGGGAAGGCAAATTTAGAGAAGTCAGACTTAGAACCAGCTTTAAAAGCTCTAAAGGATAGGCTCATGACCAAGAATGTG GCTGAGGAGATAGCTGAGAAACTCTGTGAATCAGTGGCAGCAAGTCTTGAAGGAAAAAAGCTGGCTTCATTTACAAGGATATCTTCAACAGTGCAT gCGGCTATGGAAGAAGCTCTTATTCGAATTTTAACTCCTAGACGCTCTATTGATATACTGAGAGATGTGCATGCTGCCAAGGAGCAAAGGAAACCATATGTTGTTGTATTTGTTGGTGTTAATGGTGTTGGAAAATCTACTAATCTAGCTAAG GTTGCTTACTGGCTTTTGCAGCACAAGGTCAGTGTTATGATGGCTGCTTGTGACACATTTCGATCAGGGGCTGTTGAGCAGCTGCGGACCCATGCTCGAAGACTTCAG ATCCCTATATTTGAGAAGGGCTATGAGAAAGATCCTGCCGTTGTGGCAAAAGAAGCAATTCAAGAAGCTTCACGCAATGGTTCGGATGTGGTTCTCGTTGATACAGCTGGTCGTATGCAG GATAATGAACCACTTATGAGAGCACTGTCAAAACTCATCTACCTTAACAATCCAGATCTAGTCTTATTTGTTGGAGAAGCACTGGTTGGTAATGACGCTGTTGATCAGCTTTCAAAGTTCAATCAG AAATTAGCTGACCTTGCAACATCACCTAATCCAAGATTGATTGATGGGATCTTGCTCACGAAATTTGACACCATAGATGATAAG GTGGGAGCTGCACTTTCAATGGTTTACATATCTGGAGCTCCTGTCATGTTTGTGGGCTGTGGACAGTCTTATACTGACCTCAAGAAGCTCAATGTCAAATCAATTGTGAAGACTCTCCTTAAATGA
- the LOC114416030 gene encoding protein MAIN-LIKE 1-like: MVRTRGLGRALGHVTGRGVGRGDHDDSDDASQCRRPTASARRQQVLVTAVHDEPVVPVPDVETDVFSNDPMAPSDVKDIGADIPADTGAQATEDEHEGFPGGPSDPSVLTQYAGHVACSVWTGEERPELKLSSHRRKIHSLGRHVPAIERLVAGTGLSPLITCSVDTSDRGLLSSFVERWHQETSSFHLPVGELTITLDDVSSLLHLSVRLPGLRKGSVVDRTYACNGYVISTSVDARQSATNVHVVYLEALRDLSQTGRYAWGVAALCWIYEHFPSVAESTADQDYNEDSPCAYRWIATKKTMKSIRTLAYRERLDQLRISDVCWIPYGEHRPVRDFHLISCYSGLLRWGPVAVYYRPERVVRQFGYTQTIPASSVDSWVSYDDIHDSWMHYSDHMVPAGEVCVVLGQCASDYMD; this comes from the exons ATGGTTAGGACCAGAGGATTAGGTCGTGCCTTAGGTCACGTTACTGGCAGAGGTGTGGGCAGAGGAGATcatgatgattctgatgatgcTTCGCAGTGTCGACGACCTACTGCATCCGCAAGAAGGCAGCAAGTACTTGTGACTGCGGTGCACGATGAGCCAGTGGTCCCTGTGCCAGATGTAGAGACTGACGTATTCTCGAATGACCCGATGGCACCATCTGATGTAAAGGACATTGGGGCAGACATTCCTGCAGACACAGGCGCGCAGGCTACTGAGGATGAGCATGAGGGATTTCCAGGTGGTCCAAGCGACCCATCCGTGCTGACCCAGTATGCGGGTCACGTTGCTTGCAGCGTATGGACgggagag gagcgtCCTGAGTTGAAGTTATCCTCTCACAGGAGGAAGATCCATAGTTTAGGCAGGCATGTCCCTGCCATTGAGAGACTAGTTGCTGGGACAGGACTAAGTCCTCTGATCACATGTTCGGTAGACACTAGCGATCGGGGACTTTTGTCCTCGTTTGTCGAGCGGTGGCACCAGGAGACGTCTAGTTTCCATCTCCCTGTGGGAGAGCTGACGATCACCCTGGATGACGTCTCTTCACTTCTACATCTGTCTGTG AGGCTGCCAGGGCTGAGAAAGGGTAGTGTTGTGGATCGTACGTACGCCTGCAATGGGTACGTGATATCTACGAGCGTCGATGCCAGGCAG agtgcaaccaatgtgcatgttgtgtatttgGAGGCCCTTCGTGACCTCAGTCAGACCGGGAGGTACGCCTGGGGAGTAGCTGCTCTG TGTTGGATATACGAGCACTTTCCCTCAGTCGCGGAGTCCACTGCTGATCAAGACTACAACGAGGATTCACCGTGTGCCTATAGGTGGATTGCGACGAAGAAGACCATGAAGAGCATACGTACACTGGCATACAGGGAGCGCCTGGATCAACTCCGGATTTCGGATGTTTGTTGGATCCCATATGGGGAGCACCGACCGGTCCGggacttccatttgatttcatgCTATTCCGGTCTCCTGCGCTGGGGACCCGTTGCTGTGTATTACCGACCAGAGAGGGTCGTGCGGCAGTTTGGATACACCCAGACCATTCCTGCTTCGTCTGTTGATTCATGGGTGTCGTATGATGATATACACGACAGTTGGATGCACTACTCGGATCATATGGTTCCAGCAGGTGAGGTGTGTGTTGTGCTAGGTCAGTGTGCCAGCGACTACATGGACTAG